The region ttatttataagtGAATCGAGTTTACTATTAAATCTATAGTTCCTAGAGTATAGTTTACTATTAGTTTCCTGTTAGTTCCTATAGTATTAATTACTATTAGTTTACCATTAGTTTCCTGTTTGTTCCTATAGTAATAATTACTATTAGTTTACCATTAGTTTCCTGTTAGTTCCTATAGTATTAATTACTATTAGTTTACCATTAGTTTTCTGTTAGTTCCTATAGTATAATAACTATAGTTTACCATTAGTTTCCTGTTAGTTCCTATAGTATTAATTACTATTAGTTTACCATTAGTTTCCTGTTAGTTCCTATAGTAATAATTACTATTAGTTTACCATTAGTTTCCTGTTAGTTCCTATAGTATTAATTACTATTAGTTTACCATTAGTTACTGTTAGTTCCCATAGTAATAATTACTATTAGTTTACCATTAGTTTCCTGTTAGTTCCTATAGTAATAATTACTATTAGTTTACCATTAGTTTCCTGTTAGTTCCTATAGTAATAATTACTATTAGTTTACATAGTTACCTGTTAGTTCCTATAGTATTAATTACTATTAGTTTACCATTAGTTTCCTGTTAGTTCCTATAGTATTAATTACTATTAGTTTACCATTAGTTACCTGTTAGTTCCTATAGTATTAATTACTATTAGTTTACCATTAGTTACCTGTTAGTTCCTATAGTATTAATTACTATTAGTTTACCATTAGTTTCCTGTTAGTTCCTATAGTATTAATTACTATTAGTTTACCATTAGTTACCTGTTAGTTCCTATAGTATTAATTACTATTAGTTTACCATTAGTTACCTGTTAGTTCTATAGTATTAATTACTATTAGTTTACCATTAGTTCCTATAGTATTAATACTTTTAGTTTACCATTAGTTTCCTGTTAGTTCCTATAGTATTAATTACTATTAGTTTACCATTAGTTCCTATAGTATTAATTACTATTAGTTTACCATTAGTTTCCTGTTAGTTCCTATAGTATTAATTACTATTAGTTTACCATTAGTTTCCTGTTAGTTCCTATAGTATTAATAACTATAGTTTACCATTAGTTCCAATagtaaataaataacacaatgGCATCCTATAGAAATGTTTTCATTATTGTTAATTATTGTTTATTATTCATGTGatgggaggaaagagaaaaaccTGTTTGTGATTTTTAGGATTTAATCGGAAGAAgcaatctaatctaatctaatccaaacacaggcaacgaAAATCACAGAACTCTTCAGGCAAAACTACCTGGTGCAGAAATAAAGGAAAGGCGTTTAAATACAAGGGGCGGTATTATACAGGTGAGGGACGCCAAGGTAAGGAGGCGGAGTCAGGAGGGAAGTAAATGGTCATACAGTGTAGGTAGAAAGAGCCATGAAACTAAATTAAAAGCGGAAAAACGACCCAAGAGCCATGAAACTAAATTAAAAGCGGAAAAACGACCCCAACCTGACAGCAAGGTTAAGGTGGCACGACCTCGTTGACGTCACTGGATCGCGATGTTTTTGTTCCCAGGACAGTGGGGGAGAGTCCCCACCCCACGTCGTCCCTCACCATCctgggaaaagaagaaagatggaTCGCCTGTTTATGTAAcgcgctgctgcggctgctgctgctcgtgtgCTGCGTTCACGGTCCCGGCAGACCCTCATCTCTCCTCCGATCATCGCCATGGCTCACACGGAGCTCCAGGATTCAGGTAAACCTCTTTTATTCCAGGATgtttaaggtgtttttttaaacgGATCTCGCACGTACCCGCGCACCAACAACGTCACTATACGCGTCTGCATGTACATATGTTCATATACTTATCTAATGTATGGATATCGCCATTTGGGTCCGTAGGCAGGCCATTTTAACCGATGAAGTTTGTAGGTTTGGTTGCTTTTCTGACAGAACAAACTGTTCTCTCGGCTTCTCTCCAGACGTATCAGGTTTCAAAGCGAACCTGTTTTCAATTGAGGACAGCGCCGGAGTCATTTGTCCCCAGGAACTTTAGTGGAAGAGCAGCCCGTCCAATATGTGCAATATTATGCACTGAGGAGGAAACATTCTACATGAAGAAAGTGGCCCAGTTCATGGTTTATGTTCCCCGCTGCCCCTTTGGTGGGTGTGAGAGGCAGAGCTTGACTGTAATTTAAGTCAGGAGTCAAGAGTCTGGCATGGGAGAGGCGCCTGTCCGTCATAGTTTTGGCTTGCTAAACTCTCCGGCAAGGCCAAACACAGACAGGGTTTACAGACAAGGTTCCTCCAGCGTGGTTCTGCTGAGCATGgccacacaaataaacactgttTACAGGTTTTCAGGGGGGGTAATGTAAAATCCTGCCGTTGTTGTGTTTGCCACAGGGGCCAAAGCAAAGGAGCGCTTGGTCCTGCAGGGTCTGGAGACCATCGCCCCCCTGGTGCGCTCCGTAAAAGAGACCCCCGAGCCAATCCCCACTGAAGTAGAGGGAACCATCCCTTCCTGGATCGACGGCAACCTCCTGCGCAACGGTCCGGGAAAGTTCGAGTTTGGGAACAGACAGTGAGTTGCGGAAGCCCTCCAGCCCCTCGGGGGGGATAAACACACTCAAACTGCCTGTGCCTCTGCCCAGCTACAACCACTGGTTTGATGGGATGGCGATGCTGCACCAGTTCAGGATAAGGGACGGCGGAGTGACGTACATGAGTCGCTTCCTTCGCAGCGACGTCTACAAGAAGAACAGTGAGCAGGACCGCATCGTGATTTCAGAATTCGGCACCCTGGCCCTGCCCGACCCCTGTAAAAACTTCTTCCAGCGCTTCCTGTCTCGCTTTGAGATGATACGTGAGTGGACAAAAAGGCCGGCTCGTGTTTGTAACAGAGAATAGGTTCTGGAACAGTTTACCTGGATAAATGTAGGTAAAATGAACTGCCGCTGACCCTCTCATTGAACTTTGTGAGGGGGGACCAGTTCTGTTCCCCCCCGCAGGCCTCAGTAATCCTGCCATTGTGCGTTCCAGAGCCCACCGATAACGCAAGTGTGAACTTCGTCAAATACAAAGGGGACTATTATGTCAGCACAGAGACAAATTTCATGCACAGAGTGGACCCGGAAAACCTGGAAAGTTTGGAAAAGGTACCTTCACACTGGAGTTTTTCTATCAATTTCTACGACGATTTAAAGTGAAATATCTGTTTTAGGTGGACTGGAGCAAATTCATCGCCGTGAACGGGGCCACTGCGCACCCCCATTATGACCCTGATGGCACCTCCTACAACATGGGTAACTCCTATGGACACAAAGGTCAGTACGTCTGTGTTAACGTGCAGGATGTTTTCCCTGCCAGCGTGCACAAATGAGAGATTTCTGTTTCCACCTTCACATCTGGATGGCTGTCATGTGACAGGAGCCTTGTACAACATCATCAGAGTCCCGCCTGAGAAGACCGAGGCCACAGAGACTCTGCACGGAGCCAAAGTTCTCTGCTCTATCGTGCCTAAAGACAAGTCCCATCCTTCCTACTACCACAGCTTTGGTGCGCCGGCCTCACCAGTCACGTCTGTATCGTCCAcgctggctccgcccaccggtAACATCAGTCTTCTGCTTCCAGCCATGTCTGAGAACTACGTGGTGTTTATTGAGCAGCCCATCAAGATGGACCTTCTGAAGATCGTCACGTGCAAACTGAGAGGCAAAGCTCTGTCTGAGGGGATCTACTGGGACGCCGGCCAGGACACCGTGTTCCACCTGGTCCACAAGCAcacaggagaggtgaggagcagcCACGTCGGTCGGCGTTGAGGACGTCGCCGATCTCACGTTTTGTGCTTGGCAGGTTAGTGCGGTGAAGTACCACACCAAggcctgctccaccttccatcAGATCAACGCTTTCGAGGAGGACGGCTTCCTGATGATCGACCTGTGCTGCGCGGACGACGGCGAGGCCATCAACAACTACCTGATCCAGAACCTGCGCAAGTCGGGAGACGCATTAGATGAGGTCTCCGCCCACATTCTCACCCCTTTATCAAGTTTAAACCAGCCCCAGCGACGCCGAACCTGccgttctgctcctccaggtgtACAACGCCACAGGCAGGGCTTTCCCTCGACGATTCGTTCTGCCGCTTCACGTCACCAGCGAGATGGCAACAGGGCAGAACCTGAACACTCGAGCCTCCAGTCAGGCTACGTGTGTCAAAACGGGCAAAGATacggtgagcaggaggaggtggggatgggtgggggggttctacAGTTCCCGCTCACACACGGACGACTGAAGCATGACTCTTTGTGCACAGGTATTCTGTCAGCACGAGGATCTCCATGGCGACGACCTTCTTGAGTTTGGCGGGCTGGAGTTCCCTCAGATCAACTACAGCAGGTGCAACACGAAGCCGTACCGTTATTTCTACGGCTGCGGCTTCAGGCACCTGGTGGGAGACTCGCTGCTGAAAATGGACCTGAAGGACAAAACGTTCAAGGTGCGCGCGTGTTCGTGCATGAGGACTCGGGTCATGGTATGGTTGAGTGTAACCTGGCCTCCAGTCAGTGTAAACAATAAATCATCTGTCAGATCTTCAAGATATTCAGTATCTGGTAGCGCAGAAACTGGGAAAAGAAGCTTAAATCAACACTGCAGGAGCTGTAAAAGCCGCTAATTAACATGTTAATTCACACGTATAAAATCAAAATCTAAAAAGATGACACGCTGTGGTTTTATGGGGTGTTAACTGTTGCCCATTTCCAGTCTGTAAAGCTAGCAGGCTGCTGGCAGCTGcttcaacagtgtgtgtgtgtgtgtgtgtgtgtgtgtgtgtgtgtgtgcgttatcGGGGCTCCTTCTGGATGTAACCTGGCCGACAGCGTCTAATATCCTCTCTGACATATCTGCCACTTTCAGGTCTGGTACCAGAAAGGTTTCTACCCATCAGAGCCCGTGTTTGTGCCGGCGCCCGATGCTGAAGACGAGGACGACGGCGTGATCCTCTCGGTGGTTCTGACGCCCTCACGGGTGAGATCGGAGACGAGTTGTTTACAGCTCTGCTGTCCTGACCTCAGAGCGGCAACACGCAACATAAATGCTTTGAAAAGCCAAAATTATTAGGAATCAAATGCAAAATGAGTGTAAAGAACCTCAAAGtttggttcttttctttttttaaacaacgaTTGTACGTATGTAGTATATTTACAGTGGATTAAAAACAAGAGatgttcataaaaaaaacagataaaatgaatttaattaaaCAATGTGaagacctccagcagcagccagtcaggagCATGTTGTGCAAATGTGAATTATATTTGATTTTGCAAATGAAATTTAATCAGGGATGATTTCAGTAGCCTGTTTCTGCTTCTTAAAGCAAGAAACAAGAGAAAGGCCTTCTGCCCCTGCATTTCCAAAAGCATTCCACTC is a window of Takifugu flavidus isolate HTHZ2018 chromosome 14, ASM371156v2, whole genome shotgun sequence DNA encoding:
- the LOC130537065 gene encoding carotenoid-cleaving dioxygenase, mitochondrial-like; translated protein: MAHTELQDSGAKAKERLVLQGLETIAPLVRSVKETPEPIPTEVEGTIPSWIDGNLLRNGPGKFEFGNRHYNHWFDGMAMLHQFRIRDGGVTYMSRFLRSDVYKKNSEQDRIVISEFGTLALPDPCKNFFQRFLSRFEMIQPTDNASVNFVKYKGDYYVSTETNFMHRVDPENLESLEKVDWSKFIAVNGATAHPHYDPDGTSYNMGNSYGHKGALYNIIRVPPEKTEATETLHGAKVLCSIVPKDKSHPSYYHSFAMSENYVVFIEQPIKMDLLKIVTCKLRGKALSEGIYWDAGQDTVFHLVHKHTGEVSAVKYHTKACSTFHQINAFEEDGFLMIDLCCADDGEAINNYLIQNLRKSGDALDEVYNATGRAFPRRFVLPLHVTSEMATGQNLNTRASSQATCVKTGKDTVFCQHEDLHGDDLLEFGGLEFPQINYSRCNTKPYRYFYGCGFRHLVGDSLLKMDLKDKTFKVWYQKGFYPSEPVFVPAPDAEDEDDGVILSVVLTPSRDKGTFLLVLDGKTFQELGRANVPVNMPYGFHGIYEASL